In Castanea sativa cultivar Marrone di Chiusa Pesio chromosome 6, ASM4071231v1, a single window of DNA contains:
- the LOC142638550 gene encoding subtilisin-like protease SBT5.4, which yields MVFSFLPSLLLSLIVFFLLHTTTNGAKKSYVVYMGAHSHLPDVSLQDLDSVTNSHLDLLASFVGSTVKAKDAIIYSYTRHINGFAAMLDEKEAAEIAKDPKVISIFPNVPRKLHTTRSWEFLGLTKNGKIPISSAWKAGRFGEDVVIGTLDTGAWPESKSFQDTGYGPIPAKWRGICQPGYKDGVRCNRKLIGVRYFNKGYAAAFGAPLNKSLNSARDVEGHGTHTLSTAGGNFVPHTSIFNIGNGTASGGSPRARVAAYKVCWPQIETAGGCYDADIMAAVDAAISDGVDVLSMSIGGTGGYEFFTDGISIGSFHAVKKNIAVVCSAGNDGPTLTTVTNVSPWIFTVGASTTDRNFANYVSLGNKKQITGISLAASGVPGGKFYPLISAANANIANVSTTSALLCYPETLDPKKVKGKVVLCLRGENERIEKGTECLRAGAVGMILANNVTDGNDLVADPHVLPASHINYTDGQIIFAYLNRNKNPTASITDVKTLLGVKPAPFMAAFSSRGPNTIEPTILKPDITAPGVSILAAFTEAVSPTGLDNDKRVFPYSILSGTSMSCPHVAGIVGLLKTRYPHWSPSAIKSAIMTTAKTQDNTRKPILDSSTDEATPLAYGSGHVDPNSAMDPGLVYDATAEDYLNFLCARGYNDTLIRLFSQKPYSCPKTFSIEDFNYPSIAVPNFQGHKVNLTRTVTNVGSPGTYKVRVRQPFAVFVTIKPSVLRFKKTGEKKTFQVIFTPDYSKIGTGAGYVFGDMIWSDGKHSVRSPIAVNFAS from the exons atggtcttttcttttctcccctCACTTCTCTTATCCCTTATTGTGTTCTTTCTGTTGCATACCACCACCAATGGCGCCAAAAAG TCTTATGTTGTGTACATGGGAGCACATTCGCATCTACCTGATGTTTCATTGCAAGACCTTGACAGTGTGACGAATTCTCATTTAGACTTGCTTGCATCATTCGTAggaag TACTGTGAAGGCTAAGGATGCAATCATTTACTCTTATACAAGACATATCAATGGTTTTGCTGCAATGCTTGATGAGAAAGAAGCAGCAGAGATTGCAA AGGATCCAAAAGTAATATCAATCTTCCCAAACGTACCAAGAAAACTGCACACAACCCGGTCATGGGAATTTCTTGGGCTTactaaaaatggaaaaattccTATTTCATCAGCATGGAAAGCAGGGAGGTTTGGTGAAGATGTAGTCATTGGAACCCTTGACACCG GTGCTTGGCCGGAATCAAAGAGCTTCCAAGATACGGGGTATGGTCCCATCCCAGCCAAATGGCGTGGCATCTGTCAACCTGGCTATAAAGATGGAGTTCGTTGCAACAG GAAGTTGATTGGAGTTCGGTACTTCAACAAAGGTTATGCTGCAGCATTCGGAGCTCCTCTTAATAAATCCCTTAACTCTGCTCGTGATGTGGAGGGCCATGGCACCCATACCTTATCTACCGCTGGTGGTAACTTTGTACCCCACactagtatttttaacattggCAATGGCACTGCATCAGGTGGATCACCAAGAGCCCGTGTGGCTGCCTACAAGGTCTGCTGGCCACAAATCGAGACTGCTGGCGGGTGCTATGATGCAGATATCATGGCTGCCGTTGATGCTGCAATAAGTGATGGTGTTGATGTGCTCTCAATGTCTATTGGTGGCACTGGTGGCTATGAATTTTTCACTGATGGGATATCGATAGGTTCCTTCCATGCTGTTAAGAAAAATATTGCTGTGGTTTGCTCAGCTGGCAATGATGGACCAACTCTGACGACTGTAACAAATGTGTCTCCATGGATTTTCACAGTTGGGGCTAGTACAACAGACAGGAATTTTGCTAACTATGTTTCTCTTGGCAACAAGAAGCAAATCACG GGAATAAGTCTTGCAGCTTCAGGCGTGCCAGGTGGAAAGTTCTATCCATTGATCAGTGCTGCCAATGCCAATATTGCAAACGTATCCACCACATCAGC TCTACTTTGTTATCCTGAAACTCTTGATCCCAAAAAGGTGAAAGGCAAGGTTGTGTTGTGTCTACGAGGGGAgaatgaaagaattgaaaagggCACTGAGTGTCTTAGGGCAGGTGCTGTAGGTATGATATTGGCTAATAATGTGACTGATGGGAATGATCTTGTAGCTGATCCTCATGTGCTACCTGCTTCACATATCAACTACACTGATGGCCAAATCATATTTGCTTACCTTAACAGAAACaa GAACCCCACTGCTTCCATTACTGATGTAAAGACACTATTAGGAGTAAAGCCAGCACCATTTATGGCTGCATTCTCGTCTAGGGGACCCAATACCATTGAGCCAACAATTCTCAAG CCTGATATCACGGCACCAGGAGTGAGCATACTTGCTGCTTTCACCGAAGCAGTAAGTCCCACTGGATTAGATAATGACAAACGCGTTTTTCCTTACTCTATACTGTCTGGCACTTCCATGTCATGTCCTCATGTTGCTGGCATTGTTGGCCTTCTCAAAACACGGTACCCTCACTGGAGTCCATCAGCTATCAAATCTGCAATCATGACTACAG CAAAAACCCAAGATAACACCAGGAAGCCAATTCTAGACTCATCCACTGACGAAGCGACACCATTGGCCTATGGTTCAGGACATGTGGACCCAAACAGTGCAATGGACCCTGGACTCGTTTATGACGCTACCGCTGAAGATTACTTGAACTTCTTATGTGCTCGTGGCTACAATGATACCTTGATCCGATTATTTTCTCAGAAGCCTTATTCCTGTCCCAAAACTTTCAGTATAGAGGACTTCAACTACCCTTCAATCGCAGTTCCTAACTTCCAAGGACACAAGGTTAATCTTACTAGAACAGTAACTAATGTCGGTTCTCCAGGCACATACAAAGTGCGTGTCAGGCAACCCTTTGCAGTTTTCGTCACTATTAAACCTAGTGTTTTGAGGTTCAAGAAAACTGGTGAAAAGAAGACCTTCCAGGTTATTTTTACGCCCGACTATTCCAAAATTGGCACTGGAGCCGGCTATGTATTTGGAGATATGATTTGGTCAGACGGCAAGCACTCAGTCAGGAGTCCTATTGCTGTGAACTTTGCTAGCTAG